The following is a genomic window from Brevibacterium limosum.
CGATGTCTTTGCTGGTGGCCACACCGCGTTCGTCGGGAGTCTCACCGATTCCGGCATTGAGCACGACGAGGACGTCGTCGAATGCGCGGGCCTGCTCGATGCCGAATTCGACAGCGGCTTTGCCTTCGGGCGAGGGGGAATAACCGACGAGAATTGTCATGATCTCTCCTGGTGCGACATTGGACGAAGCTCCCTCAATTTGTAGCACATTCAGCATGGTCGCCCGGGCGGCCGTTCACTCTGCGGGGAGGGAATCGGGCAGCTTCGACTGAGAGCTTCCTCACCCGAACGGTGAGAGGCCCGTCACCATCGAGCGTTTCTGAACTGTATCCGCGCGGAATCGGGCATCCGAACGCGGATCTCGATTACTGACCGAAGCGTCGGTCACTCTCTTGCGGCAGTAAGGTGACCTGGGCGCTCCCGGCGCCGCGTACGAGTGAGAGAGAAGAAGCATTGACAGATCAGAATACGAATCTCGGCCAGGCGAAAGCCGGTGGGTCCCAGGCGCAGAAGAAGTCGGAATGGCAGACGGTCAAGGCCATCATGGCCGCATCGTCGGGCAACCTCGTCGAATGGTTCGACTTCTACATCTACGCCTTCTTCAGCGTCTACTTCGCTGACCAGTTCTTCGTCGCCGACAACCAGGCTCTGTCCCTGATGCAGGCCGCCGGAGTCTTCTTCGTCGGCTTCCTCATGCGCCCCATCGGCGGCTACATCTTCGGCCGCGCCGCCGACCGCCTCGGGCGCAAGAACTCGATGCTCATCTCCATTCTGCTCATGTGCGCCGGATCGCTGATGATGGCGCTGCTGCCCACGAGCGCCACCGTCGGCTCCTGGGCCGCGGTCCTGCTGCTCATCGTGCGGATGATCCAGGGCCTGGCCGTCGGCGGCGAATACGGCGCGACCGCCACCTACATGTCCGAGGTCGCCACCGAAGGCAAGCGCGGATTCTATTCTTCCTTCCAATACGTCACCCTCATCGGCGGTCAGCTGCTGGCCAGCCTTCTTGCCGTCGTCATGACCCACACTCTGGGCACCGACCAGATCGAGGCCGGATGGTGGCGACTGCCCTTCGTCATCGGTGCCGCCGCCGCAATCGTCTCCCTGTGGCTGCGTCGCGGACTCGAAGAGACCACCTCGGCGGACACCCGTAAGAACGAGAACTCCGGCAGCTTCCGCGAAGTGCTGCGCCACCCGCGCGCCTTCTTCGTCGTCCTCGGCATCACCAGCGTCGGATCACTCGTCTTCTACGTCTTCACCACGTACATGCAGAAGTTCCTTCTGCTGCAGAACGAAGGCACCCCGGGCGAGGCCGTGTTCAACAAGGGCTCGATCGCCGACCTCATGACCATCTGCCTGCTCATCTTCGTCTGCATGCAGCCCATCGCCGGAAAGATCTCGGACAAGATCGGCCGTAAGAACAACATGCTCATCTTCGTCATCGGCATGATCGCGCTGCCCATCCCGCTGCTCGGCATGATCGGCAAGGCCGATTCCGTCCTCACCGCAGGCATCCTCATCGTCATCGCTATGGCGTTCATCAGCATGTACACCTCGATCTCCGGAATCGTGAAGGCCGAGATGTTCCCGGCCCACATCCGCGGAATCGGCGTCGGCTTCACCTATGCGGTCGGCAACTCGCTGTTCGGCGGCTCCGCCGAATACGTCGCGCTGTGGTTCCGCAACGCCGGAATCGGCACCTGGTTCGCCGTCTACGTCGTCGTCATCGCGATCGTCGGTTTCGTCGCCGTGGCCTTCATGCACGACAACCGCAAACACTCGACGATCGACAACGCCGATTCCTCGGCGTACAAACGCATCGGCAGCTGACCGCCAGATAACCGACCCCATCGCCGAGGCGGCTTACCCGGTCCGCTGATCCCTTCGCCGAGGTGGCCCACCCCGACCGTGAATGACGAGTGCCCCGGAACGCTGAGTTCCGGGGCACTCGACATCCATCGATCTCGCCGCCTCGGCCGAGCCGTCTACTCGGTCGACCACTAGGTGATGTGGGAATAATTGGCAATATGTTGGAATGTGATTGACGGTGCGTGAATAGAGTCCTAAGATCGTTCAAACCAACAGATAGCCACGTGGTTATTCGTCCGTATCGACGATGAGCCGCGCGAAGGGAAGGGCCGGACGTGTTCGCTGAAGAACGGCAACGACGCATCGCTGAGCTCGTCAGCGAAGCGGGCCGGGTCAATGTCACCGATCTGGCCGCCGATTTCGACATCACCACGGAAACCGTTCGACGCGACCTCGCCGCCCTCGAAAAGGCCGGAGCCCTCCAGCGCGTCCACGGGGGAGCAGTGCCGTGCCGTCCCCACAGCCTCGAAGAGCCGACCTTCGACGACCGCGAGATCCACAATCTCGATGAGAAGTCAGCGATCGCCCGGTCCGCGCTGAGCCTGTTGGAGGAGACGATGAGCATCTCCGTGGACGGCGGCACGACCTGTGCGGCCTTCGCCCGCGCGATCGCCGACGAAGCCCATGGCCGCCTCGTCGCCGGACAGACACCGCGACAGCTGCGGGTCATCACGAACTCCCTGTCCGCCATCGACAGCCTGGCTGGTGCGCCCGGCGTCGAGATCTTCGTCCTCCCCGGCCGATTCCGCCCGGTCACCCGAGCCATGGTCGGACCACAGACGATCACGGCCGTCGAGGGCCACCGGGTCGATCTCGCGGTGCTCGGCACCAACGGTCTCAGTGGCGACGGTGTCTCCACGCCCGACCATGACGAGGCGGCGACGAAGTCAGCATTCGTGCACTCGGGACGCAGAGTTGCCGTGCTCGCCGACTCCGCGAAGTTCGATGCCGTCTCTCTGGTGCGATTCGCCGAACTCGACCAGATCGACGTCCTCATCACCGATGACGCGCCGGAACAGCCGTTGTCGGCCGATCTGGAGACTGCGGAAGTCGAGGTCGTCACTCCATGATCCTCACCCTCACAGCCAACCCCGGCCTCGACCGCACCATCGAATTGTCCGGTCCGGTTCTCCGCGGTCAGGTGCAGCGCGCCGTCTGGGCCGGACAGCAGCCCGGCGGCAAGGGAGTCAACGTCTCCCGCGCCGTGGCGGCCGCCGACCGTGACACCCTTGCGGTCATGCCCGGAGACATCGACGACCCGGTGCTCACCGGACTCGACGCGATCGGACTGGCTCATCACTCCGTTCCCACCGGCACTCCGCTGCGGTCCAATATCACCGTCACCGAACCCGACGGCACGACGACGAAGATCAACGAACCAGGTTCGCCTCTGAGTCCGCAGACTCAAAACGCA
Proteins encoded in this region:
- a CDS encoding MFS transporter, which encodes MTDQNTNLGQAKAGGSQAQKKSEWQTVKAIMAASSGNLVEWFDFYIYAFFSVYFADQFFVADNQALSLMQAAGVFFVGFLMRPIGGYIFGRAADRLGRKNSMLISILLMCAGSLMMALLPTSATVGSWAAVLLLIVRMIQGLAVGGEYGATATYMSEVATEGKRGFYSSFQYVTLIGGQLLASLLAVVMTHTLGTDQIEAGWWRLPFVIGAAAAIVSLWLRRGLEETTSADTRKNENSGSFREVLRHPRAFFVVLGITSVGSLVFYVFTTYMQKFLLLQNEGTPGEAVFNKGSIADLMTICLLIFVCMQPIAGKISDKIGRKNNMLIFVIGMIALPIPLLGMIGKADSVLTAGILIVIAMAFISMYTSISGIVKAEMFPAHIRGIGVGFTYAVGNSLFGGSAEYVALWFRNAGIGTWFAVYVVVIAIVGFVAVAFMHDNRKHSTIDNADSSAYKRIGS
- a CDS encoding DeoR/GlpR family DNA-binding transcription regulator — translated: MFAEERQRRIAELVSEAGRVNVTDLAADFDITTETVRRDLAALEKAGALQRVHGGAVPCRPHSLEEPTFDDREIHNLDEKSAIARSALSLLEETMSISVDGGTTCAAFARAIADEAHGRLVAGQTPRQLRVITNSLSAIDSLAGAPGVEIFVLPGRFRPVTRAMVGPQTITAVEGHRVDLAVLGTNGLSGDGVSTPDHDEAATKSAFVHSGRRVAVLADSAKFDAVSLVRFAELDQIDVLITDDAPEQPLSADLETAEVEVVTP